Proteins encoded together in one Lathyrus oleraceus cultivar Zhongwan6 chromosome 5, CAAS_Psat_ZW6_1.0, whole genome shotgun sequence window:
- the LOC127084928 gene encoding heat shock 70 kDa protein 16 → MSVVGFDIGNENCVIAVAKHRGIDVLLNDESNRETPAVICFGEKQRFLGSAGSASAMMHPKSTISQIKRFIGRRFRDPDMERDLKMLPLETSEGPDGGVLIHLKYLQRTHAFTPVQIMSMLFAHLKTMTEKDLEAPVWDCVIGIPSYFTDLQRRAYLDAAKIAGLKPLRLIHDCTATALSYGIYKTNFQSEGSTYVAFIDIGQCDTQVCIAAFQFGQMKILSHTFDRSLGGRDFDEVLFTHFAEKFKEQYNIDVYSNAKACIRLRSACEKLKKVLSANPEAPLNIECLMDEKDVKGFITREEFESLASGLLERISKPCSQALLEAGLNAEKIVSVELVGSGSRIPAVSTLLTSLFKREPSRKLNASECVARGCALQCAMLSPVYRVRDYEVQDISSFSYGLSSDEGPISVGSNGVIFPKGQLIPSTAVLQLQRTSFFHLEAFYPNQYELPPGTSPKISSFMIGPLPESHGNKTRVKVRVQLNLHGIFSIESATLITDHANDDHSNYDAMDVDPESETSDSTNFVANGAEDSNNQSDSPQSSADCSKKDKANRKLPIPVNESIYGGMTMAEICEAHEKELQLAQQDRAVELTKEKKNTLESYVYETRSKLFNTYRSFASDQERDDISRSLQETEDWLYEDGDDETEHAYTSKLEDLKKLVDPIENRYKDDEERAQAIKELSSLVSEIHQFAGSFPPQDKELIIDESNKAEQWLKEKVQQQDSYPKNRDPILWSSDIKSVAEDLKLTVQRIARSRRTSEDNDKDKMDTSNHS, encoded by the exons ATGAGTGTGGTGGGATTTGACATTGGTAATGAGAACTGTGTTATTGCTGTGGCAAAGCACCGCGGGATTGATGTTTTGTTGAACGATGAATCGAATCGGGAAACCCCGGCTGTTATATGCTTTGGTGAAAAGCAACGGTTTTTGGGGTCTGCTGGTTCTGCTTCTGCTATGATGCATCCTAAATCGACGATATCTCAGATAAAGAGATTTATAGGCAGGAGGTTTCGTGACCCTGATATGGAAAGGGATCTGAAGATGCTTCCTCTTGAAACCTCTGAGGGACCGGACGGTGGCGTTTTGATTCATTTGAAATACTTGCAGAGGACTCATGCGTTTACACCGGTTCAAATAATGTCTatgctctttgctcacttgaaGACTATGACAGAAAAAGATTTGGAGGCACCTGTCTGGGATTGTGTTATTGGTATCCCGTCATACTTCACCGACTTGCAGAGACGAGCTTATCTTGATGCGGCGAAAATTGCTGGGTTGAAGCCTTTAAGATTGATCCATGATTGTACTGCAACTGCCCTTAGCTATGGAATTTACAAAACGAATTTTCAAAGTGAAGGTTCAACATATGTTGCATTTATTGACATTGGTCAATGCGATACTCAGGTCTGCATTGCAGCATTTCAGTTTGGGCAAATGAAGATACTTTCTCATACTTTTGACAGGAGTTTAGGTGGGAGGGACTTTGACGAGGTTCTATTTACTCATTTTGCGGAAAAATTCAAGGAACAATACAACATTGATGTGTATTCTAATGCCAAGGCATGCATTAGGCTGCGTTCAGCATGTGAGAAATTGAAGAAAGTTTTGAGTGCAAATCCAGAGGCACCGCTAAATATCGAGTGTTTGATGGATGAGAAAGATGTTAAGGGCTTTATCACACGGGAAGAATTTGAGAGTCTTGCATCGGGATTATTGGAGAGAATTTCTAAACCTTGCAGCCAAGCATTACTTGAAGCAGGCTTGAATGCAGAGAAGATTGTTTCTGTAGAACTAGTTGGTTCAGGTTCTAGGATTCCAGCAGTAAGTACATTATTAACTTCTCTATTCAAAAGAGAACCCAGCCGAAAGCTGAATGCAAGCGAGTGTGTAGCTCGTGGTTGTGCTCTACAGTGTGCTATGCTCAGTCCTGTATACCGTGTGAGAGACTATGAG GTCCAGGATATTAGTTCTTTTTCATATGGGCTTTCATCAGATGAAGGTCCAATTTCTGTAGGATCAAATGGTGTAATCTTCCCAAAAGGCCAATTGATTCCAAGTACTGCAGTTCTACAACTACAGCGAACTAGTTTTTTCCATTTGGAAGCTTTTTATCCGAATCAATATGAACTACCACCTGGAACAAGTCCCAAAATTAGTTCCTTCATG ATTGGTCCTTTGCCTGAATCTCATGGCAATAAGACAAGAGTTAAAGTTCGAGTTCAACTAAATCTGCACGGCATTTTCAGTATTGAATCAGCTACA TTGATCACAGATCACGCAAATGATGATCACTCAAATTATGATGCAATGGATGTTGATCCCGAGTCTGAAACATCAGATAGTACCAATTTTGTTGCCAATGGCGCTGAAGATAGTAACAATCAGTCCGATTCTCCACAAAGTTCT GCTGATTGTTCAAAAAAAGATAAAGCTAACAGAAAGCTTCCTATTCCGGTGAATGAGAGTATCTATGGTGGAATGACAATGGCAGAGATTTGTGAAGCCCATGAAAAAGAACTCCAGTTAGCCCAACAGGATAGAGCTGTGGAGCTAACCAAAGAAAAGAAGAACACTTTGGAATCCTATGTCTACGAGACAAGGAGTAAG CTTTTCAACACGTATCGGAGCTTTGCAAGTGATCAAGAGAGGGATGACATATCTAGGAGTTTGCAAGAGACTGAGGATTGGCTTTACGAGGACGGTGATGATGAAACCGAACACGCTTATACTTCAAAACTGGAAGACCTTAAAAAG CTGGTGGATCCAATTGAGAATCGCTACAAAGACGATGAAGAAAGAGCGCAAGCTATaaaagagttatcaagtctcgTTTCAGAGATTCACCAGTTTGCAGGCTCCTTTCCACCCCAAGATAAAGAACTG ATCATCGACGAGAGTAATAAAGCAGAGCAGTGGCTAAAAGAGAAAGTGCAACAACAAGATTCTTATCCTAAGAATCGTGACCCAATATTATGGTCGAGTGATATTAAGAGCGTAGCAGAGGATCTAAAACT GACAGTGCAAAGGATAGCGAGATCCAGGAGAACTTCAGAAGACAATGACAAAGACAAGATGGATACTTCCAATCATTCATGA